The DNA region aaaacatcTTCATCTTAGCACAAAGTGGTTCCTCAAGTTAGAATAGGGTTCAAATTTCCATGATTGAGCAGGCGCTagactgcactgcattataaaACTTGTTTTTCGGGCACTCAGGCGGCTATGGGCCCcgcaaaatgaatcattttgatGTGGCTGTAAAGAGTTTGTGAGCAGTCAAGGAACTGTcttgtgccctctgattggtaaACGAGTGACCATGTTTGATTGGCGCAATAGTGCCCTTGGCGCAACATCAAGATGAAGTCAAAAAATTGATGTCGTACTCATTTTAATGATTGTAACAGAGTAAAAATAGTCATTTTTCTTACCTTAAatatttcttttggcttgtccctttcgaggtcgccacagcgtgtcatctgtctctgtaaaagtaaaaaaatggcaGTGGATGTAACTTGAGTAACTGTAATGCAGAAAATGTACCCACTCCTGAATACTGTATACGGAATATTAAACAAAGTAAGGGATTatgcggattaaaaaaaacttatttgtGTGACAGACAACCATCTGACAACCTAATAGAGAATCATTGCATTCTGACCATCGTAAAAGACAATATTAGAGCCAAGCCCAATGCTGAGGACAATGGTCACTGTTGCTTAATGTATTTTGCTGAACATGCacttgtatacagtatatatagcaAACATGGTGTATGGATTTTGCTTCATCAGTGACTGAGGAGAATAAGCTCAAGGTTATCTTGTGTGCTTTTCTTTAACTTTGTTGTTCTACGCTAGTATCAGGGTTGTGCCAAAGTGTTTTTCCAGTTCCTCACTTGTtccttatttttgtgttttgaaatcACATGTGATAATAGGAATATCTTATATTTGCACGTGGCTGTTATAATATAAACTCTCATTGCcaattttgtcataaaacaCTGTACCAGACTGTGCTTTCTTTATCACTATGACAACAAATTCCCTGTGCGTAACAAAGCTGAGTTTCACTTTTGTCAGTCACTGAGGTGTTTTACTATTTAACAATATGAAACTAAATAAGGAAGTATTTTCAAATATCCACAGGGGGTTTTGGTTGTAATCtggggattttttggggggtaaattGTTCTTTGTCAGAtctattttttgtctttcttgttAATGGACAAACATCTTCCAATCTTTACACAAAGTTTCTTTTGGCAATACTGATGTGAATGTAGTACCTCTCACTACTCTCACAGCTATGAAATATAACAAATAGAAGTGAGTAGACGTTGCACCAATTGTGATATTGCTCTAAGGAGACATTATGGAAAATTCACAGTGACTACATTCCCTTGCATACAGCAAGTCAATCATTTGTAAGCTTCTTATGCGAAAATGAGTCTGTAAGTATGCCGTTAAGGTTTTGCCTGTTGTGAGGATGCAGTGAGGTATGTGTTTGTGGTGTGTTCAGATGCACAATTCCACACGGTAAGTGGCAAGAGTAATTtggcagtcccacctccatgaATAGAATTCATCGGCTACTCTAAAAATAGACTTAAAATGTGGTATGTTTGATCCTTAACCAAAATGTTGAACAGACATGTATATTTAGAGACTTGGGAACTaatttgagtgaaaaaaaaaagtcaaaatatgtCTTTTTCAGTTTCTAGCAAGCAGAGCAATGGAAATTGAAATAATGTACAAGAAATACCCCAATGCGAACTGTAGGTTAGCTCAGCTCTGGCTCAATTTTTAAAGCATGGTTCTCTGTCATACTTTCACCAACCATCTTAGTTCTTCGATTTTCACAGgcttctgctccctccagtgaAGTGTAacgaacatttttttgggaacgTTAACTTTTtcagctatgaaaatggattcaGGTTGAGAAAATTCATCATCCCAAAGTTGGTTTCTACATTTATGTGGTGTTGCATGGCTAGGCTGATAGTAATTTAaaccgtcttttttttcccatctaactttttaaagcattgttatccatccatgcattttctataccacttatccgCCTGAGCATCACAGAGATCTGCTGCCTATCCAGCTGACTTAGGGCGAAATGAAGATTAGGTTCAAAGCTTCAACTatgattatcatcatcattgcgAAAAATTCAAATagctaaatagtttttttttttttttttcaaaagcaaaaaacattCATCAGACATGGAATTGAAGCTGATTGATTCAAACAGTGTGCTATTGGAGCAGACCTGACCCAAATGCATAGAATGTATAAAGCTGCATAAAATGCTTCTACATATGCTCAAGGCAATGTTTATCATATGGGCAAATCCATGCagtcattttcagttttatcaTGCTAAATTATGTAAAACACAGATATGCACACATTAAAAACTGCTGTGGCTGTTTCTAGTGCCACTTAGGGATCACATGCTCAAATAAATGAGCATTGAAGTTCATCAATCACCACTGGACAAGAATATTGGAAGTGGATTCATATGAGGGGCTTCATTTGAAATTGCCTTTACAGAGGGCTTCATGTTTGACAATAAATTGATAGATAATTCATAAGGAAGTGATGCGTTACTTTGTGGGTGCATGAGCATTCGTGTGTGTCCTGAGATTCATTCTCACATATAGTATGTTGAGTCCTCTATAACATAAACTCATAAACTTGTCATTTTTGCCAAATTTTTAGTAGCAAAATCCAGCTCAAATCAACCAGATTTTTAAACAAGGCCTCTATTTAAAAGGCTTTCATTTGTTGAATGGTTATGTAAGGACAGAATGTGACACTCATATGTCTGCCGATAGGTCAGCAGAGCATTGTTAACTGGATACAATTGGAAGTGAATGTCTAAATGCCTTTGGAACTCTCCTTTTCTTCTTAGTTCCCATTAATTGTACATTGTAGTGAGATATGGAACTAACTGTTCTCTACCTTAGTATTCATATGATAGACACCTCTCCCTGaatttggatggaaaaaaagtgtacgGCTTGGCTCCCTGGAGACCAGGTGACATGGCCGAGCTCAGTTTAAAGTGGACCATTACTGATCTCATCTTTACTGTGCTAAATACAAGCTCaagttgtgaaatatttttttaattttaaaatttaatttcagttttattaACAACAAACTGGCAGTACAGGCAGACACACTACGCTGGCTTCAAGTTCGGATAGGATCTTGTGAAAATTGACTCAAAATAGATATCTGGTGCTGGTCGCCAGTCTCTTTAAGGTGCTGGTGTAGGCGCAGTGAATGCTTTCGGAACCAACATGCATGAAAATGCAaggaaaatgtccaaaaagtGGGGCTTTCCCTCAGCGAGGCGATGATAACATTACTTCCCTGACATGTTCAGCTATCCCATCTTCAAGCATTCGGGTGGAAAAGATGAAATTGCATGTGTACACGTCATTTGTGCCGTGTCATCTGCGTCATTGGCACCGCCCCACATGGATTCGCATCTATCTGCGCGAACTGCATTCACTTTGTATATAATCACGGCGAATGAAACACGTCCGATGGGTACATAGCgtttagaacaggggtgtcaaacatacagcccgcgggccggatccggcccgtctggtggtttggtacggcccggggaagaaagctgcattgtataaaaaaaatatgaattttctttaaaatttgtggttcttgtattatccgctagggggtgcagtgttttagtacgtgcagacaacatgaaagcaacactgcggcggaactaggaccaccttgacctggtaaaattgaacgtctgtacagcgtctattggcgacaattgcattatctacttttccgtttgcctcgcaccctcatcagcaaaatgtctttgtcaaaaaggagaaaagtagacacagagtgtcggacttttcaagaaaaatggacatgttcttatatgttcacagaggtgaatgggaaacccgtgtgcctggtgtgccagcagcaagtttcggtgcttaaagaatacaatattcggcgccattacgaaactcagcatggtgaaaaatacaacagtttgcatggagaattgagaaaacagaaggtaaatgaaatgatggcgcgtctgaagaaacagcaatctgttttcacccggagccgagaagccagtgatgctgcggtgaaagccagctacctaatagcgagccaaatagcaatggcatcaaagccgtacagtgatggagagttcatcaaaaactgcttgctgacggctgctgaaattgtgtgtcctgagaagtgacatgctttcgccaatataagcttgacaagaaataccgtggcagacaggatttcgaaactctctgcagatttggaccaccaactaaaacgcaaagtgaggtcatttgtggcattttctgttgcgattgatgagagtactgatatcacggacgtcgctcaactggccatattcattcgtggagttgacaagactttgaatgtcacagaggagtttctcgagctggtgccgatgatcgacaccacaacagctgaggacattttcagctccgtcgttggagcgctggacagaatcggagcggactggtcacgcgccgtaagcctggctactgatggtgcgccgtcaatgatcggtaaaaaggcaggtgttgtgacaaagttcagagataaagtacaagccgcaaatgggggaggtaatttttggacatttcattgcattttgcatcaggaggcattatgcagcaaatcgctaagaatggatcacgtcatggaggtggttgtccgaactgttaatttcatccgagccagaggtctcaatcatcgtcaatttgacagctttctcagtgactgtaacattatccacggtgtgccttatcacacgaacgtacgatggttaagcagaggtgctgtgctaaagcgcttctttgatatacgtgatgaaatcggaaaatacatggagaaaaaaggtcaacctgttaaggaattacagtgccatctgtggctgcaggaccttgcgtttatggttgacatcacggagcacttgaatattcttaacaaaatgttgcagggacgcaaaaaaatcgtaacacagtattatgacagcatacgtgcattcaagttaaagctcgggttatgggagacgcaggtggcaagcggtgacccttctcattttccctgtttaaaagatatgtgcgcagcaagcgttaattctgacgtgaaacggtacaaagagaagatttcagggctgttgatggagtttgagaaaagatttcaggtttttagcgaactcaaaacagattttgcagtttttcgctcaccattcacagtcaaagcttctgatttgcccgttgccatgcaacttgaaatcattgatttgcagtgtgatgtagaactgaaggacagatttgcctctgtaagcttggacacattttacaagtacctcctaccaggctatcccgcattgacagcactagctgctaaaacattgtccatgtttgggacaacctacctttgtgagcaagttttctcactaatgaacattaataaaacaaagctgcgctcaaagctcacacataagcatttgaatgagattctgaaattgggtgcttctcaggacatgatgcctcatattgatgcacttgtgcaggataaacgatgtcaagtttcaagggtaaattccaagcaagacgaataattgctgtgaaagttattcatttgttcaaattgctttccagatgttgctttccacagttctcaggaccgggtttcaaatccctgccccgcctgtgtggagtttgcatgttttccccgtgcccgtgtCAGTTTTCTGTGGGCACTGTGCTTtcttcccacttcccaaaaacatcaaaaattaattggacactaaggGTAGACAAAAAGGGACAGTATGACACTGTGTGTTGCTGGATGAAAATGGAGGGTGAATAGTTTGGAAGcactgtggagcagctgtagagcattggcctcatagttctgaggaccggggatcAAGTCCCGAcgctacctgtgtggagtttgcatgttccctccgtgcctgcttgggttttctccggggaatttggtctcctcccacatcccaaaacatttattcatattatttgaagactctaaattgccccgaagtgttattgtgagtgcagttgtctctctttatgtgccctgctattggctagccaccagttaagggtgtattcaccctcctgctcgatgatagctcggataggcaccagtactcctgtgacccttgtgacgacaagctgttaagaaaatggatgggtttagctttcattttgtgattttaattaACTTAAAACCCAGAACTTGTATCTTAAGTATCATGTATACTGTTACTTGTAATTTTAATTAACTTAATATCGGAAGAGTACATTCAACCACCACCAGCTAGATACAAACTGGGTGTCACATTAAACTCATTCGTCGTTTTTTTCTTGGATGTATATTTAAACATACATCTTCATACGTTTAGTGATGGCACTTTGCCAACATCCATTTCTGCGCTACTAATTCACATGATGGTTTCAATCTCAAGGCCCTCAGGCTAAATCCAGCTAGTCACAACATTTTCCGTATATTTCAAAGGGTATTCTACTGTGTGCTAGTGCAATGGATTCTACTTGTAacttctgttttgtttgtttgtttgtttacatgttgatgaataaaaaaaatgattggctttgagagagagagcattTTATTCccctttttctttaaataataCTTGAAAGATGACAAAGTGTTTAGAGTCGATATCTTCTTGCCTGAAGACAGTTCTAATGGAAAAACAATTCCAATTAGCACTATGAATTAAGTTCAagtttatacagtacatacaaattTAAGGCACAAAGACTGAGATTAGACAGATCGTTCATTTGTAGTGACTATGTTTTCAGGCTTCTTTTACCCTTTTGGTTTCTTTGCTAAATTGTCTTGAATAATTCACTCCACTGCTCGGAATTTAGGTCATATAATAACACTGAAatgtgaccatttttttttctgtcaatattaaTTGATTTATATATAAGCACACTTTATATTTTCTTACCCAAACAATTTGTGAAATAATTCTTTAGTCAACGTATACTTGATTATTTACTTgcctttatttcaaaataagtcATCGATTGCCATGTTGCTAAATCAATGAAGGGGAACTTTAATATAGCTTTACAGTTACAACTATACCAACCATAAAGATGGAGATGATTTTAAACGGTTGATATAAATGACACTTTCATAAATTGAGTTTTCACCAACCCGTTGTATCTCATCATCatttttcctctgcactgtGTCACTTGCAAATGTGGTAGGTGACTTGCTTCTGTAACTATGGAAACTACTGCAATTGTTGCAGTCACTGTGGCTTAAATTTCTTTTACCGCTGTCATTGGCTCTGTTGCCTGAATGCATACATGGCATGCCTAGTGAAAGTGGAGTTACTGGCCCACTAAGCTTCTTTTAGTCGCagtgtattttcattttattaatggGGCAGAAGAAGCCTTCCACTCTCTTACTTGTAGGAACTCTTACCAGCATATCTCAGTCATGTTGGGGGAGAGTGATCCAGCAGGATTCACAACTGATGTAATGTATGTTGAACACATCACAAATTCTAAATTGTTCAGGGGCATTTGACTTCCATTATAGTACTTTAATTTGACACCAAATCCCATCATTATTAAATGTAACTCCCTTTAATATTATCACAGTACAGTAACATTATACTACATCTATCTATCATTCATGAGATTACTGTgaattctatctatctatctatctatctatctatctatctatctatctatctatctatctatctatctatctatctatctatctatctatctatctatctctatctatctatctatctatctatctatcatatataattttttgaaaCGATGTTTTGCAGGCAACAACggcaaaaagaacattttttttcttttatctgttGAATTGGCAGCATGTAGGAGGGCACCTGAGAGTTTGGGTGAGGGTGGACCACATTAAAACAAGAGTATAAGTATTCAAACAAAATACAACAGATTCATCCATCacccaccctggactggttgccaggcattCACAGGGCACAGGGCACAGGAggagacaaacaaacagccacactcacaatcacaaggggcaatttagagtgtccaattaatgtatgtttttgggatgtgggaggaaacccacacagacacggggagaacatgcaaatttcacgcCGGCggctccgggatcgaacccaggacctcagaattgtgaggccagcggtttccagctgagctaccatGCCACCCGCAACTAATTCAATTTTGAACGGTTCTTCAGAACATTGGCTTCTCTTGCCTGTTTCTGTCAGAGACCTGGTAGTGCTCCCTCTGACAGACACAACTGAGACAAATTTGACTTGCGGTAGGAAGCAGTTAAGACTCATTTTCGGTTGAAGATGGTCAATAGTCAGTTTGGATTTGGACTTATAAAAGTTTGTTGTGAAGAATAGCTTTTCATAGAGATATGAGTTCCCTAAGAGGCACATGGTCCACTTGAACATTCTGCGATGCTCAGCTCAAAAATTGTGTGCTCCTTCACTCACCGGCCTGAGCATTGCTTGGAGTTCACAATTGCCCTTCAAGTCATTAAATGTcatgaaaagtttttttctttttttttttttttggggggggggaggtgccCATCAAAGTAGAAGAGTTAGCCAAGGTTTTAAAATTGGCTTACTGTGTCGTGAGGTTTGCAAACCTGTGCTCAAACTTGTCTTCTTGCTTTACAATGGAATCAGAATGCTTTTAACCACTGAATGGTATGCCTGCATGGATGAGGTCTCTATGCATAAAAGATATGTCAGTATAAGGGACCATCAGGGCCAGAATTCAGGATTACCTCTCACAATTATGACTTAAATACTTTCATACACACTACTGAAATGGTCTTACATGCAACAGTGATTTATTCTTCATCATACAGAGGGTACAGAAAgttttcagacccccttaattttttttagtttttattaatatttcagTCGTTCTATTGCAGACATTTGCTAAAGTTATCTTTTGTTTTCGGCGAGCATAGGTATCAACACTAGATAAAATAGGATGGTTAATCTTCATGCATAAATGGCCACCATTTTGGAAGGTGCTTTTTCACCATGAACGCAAACTGTTGTTTGCGTTTAGACGAGCAAAAAACAACAgcttgtatgtactgtattgtcgTGTTTGTCTGGCtgaccaaacatgaatatcTCATATCAGTTACATCTTGAGAAAACACTCTGCAGTAAatggaggactactttttactttcatttgatTGACATAATTGTCAAGTCActgtactcttacttgagtacattaTTTTGCTACGCTACCCACCTCTAGAGAGGACATCCACTATTGCTACCCTTACGTTTGACCGTcatttttgctcatcagatAAGCTAGTGTtgtcttttgtattttcacaCTGAGGTGGTACAGATTGTGACCCTGGTTTCGGTCCTAGAGGAACCACAAACAACATGTATCATTGGCAACAAGAGTTGAGTCTCTAGTACATCTTATATTAATTAGGAAACACCTACAATTATAGGGTGAGAAGGTcaagctcagagtagagccactgctcctccacattgagaggagccagatgaggtggctcgggcatctgtttaggatgtctcctggatgcctccctggtgaggtgttctgggcacgtcccactgggaGAAGACCCTAGGGATGACCAAGGATACGCTTGAGACAGTACGTCTTTTGTCTTTCCTGGGAACGTCCTGGGTTCCCCTCGGAAGTGCTGGAGGAAGTATTAGGGAGAGGGAATTCTGGGCTTCCCtggtaaagctactgcccctgcaacATGATCTCGGATAAaggatgaaaatgaatgaatgaacaactACAATTCTCTAATTAGTTTACATATGTTAATGTTAAATATATTAAGTGATGCAGTGATGTAATGAATTATGTCACAACAGAATGAACTAAAATCTAATTCAGAAATGCccaataaaaaaactgaaaattactTTAATCTATTTTCCTGGAGCGTGCATTTGGGAATAGCCTTTAAAGTTGGtaatagtgaaaaataaaatggagcgGACAATTTTAGTCAGTTTGTTTTCCAGAATAATAGTGCTTCAAGCGAAGGAGGCTATACACGTGGCAAAGCTTGAAGCAGGCATCAGGGGTAGGTGGAGATGGCTCATCTTGGAGGCcagaacaaaaaagcaaaaaaaaaaaacaaaaaaaggaatgaagCATACTtaattttaatcttaaattttACATCGTGTACTTGAGTggtggaaaatatatatatatttttttccgtgAAGAACATTTCTTCATTTTGCCTTATTCTACTCTTTATTCTTCTATATTGCTTAGTTTATTTTAAAACCCCAAAGAATCTCTGCGAGGACCCAAGAGATCCCCCAGAACCCAACCACCCCTttacaatgttgttttttcacCCCCATGCCTATGGTGTTTGCATGTCATTACTAAGCACTTCATTAAAAATTGAACATACCTGCTAAACCTGGaagttacttttttgttttaattttgttattcatgttcacaaatgctcatcAACAAAAATCGATACTAATTGAAAGGGATTTTTACAGCAGAATGATGTTTATTTACTAATCAATGAGACTGTTTTAATAGCATTCCACCACTAACCTCTCGTAAATTGCAGATTACTTTTGCCCGGTCTGCTTTGCttcacctttgtttttttttttcttgctgataaggtttttttttctaaaacgtTTTGAAGCAGTGACGCCTGGATATTTTCAAACTTGtggtactgtactttttttttagctatagTCAGTTGTTGCCATATTCCAGTATTTTTTAAGACTCTCACACAATTACATGAGCGAGGCCTGCTAATCAGCACGGGCCTGCTATTAGCAACAAGACAAGCAatcaagatgcctccctttCCACTGGTGTATCTGGCCCAATTACGTCCCAGGAATTGGCTGGTGCTGCCCACCCGACTGACCGTGTCTTCAGCTATGCTGTGCTGGAGTCACAAGAGGAGATTGTGAGAGCAGTAGGTGGCATGAATAATCGCCCGGAGCAGTCAATAGTGGTCTTCTCAAACATAAGCCATTTGTTAAATGCATTGGTTAACAAGTGTATTCTGAATCCTTGCCTATTTTACTTTCATGAGATTAAATGTTGCTGGGACTAAATGGCTTGTCTGGGTGGATTTGTCATGAAAGGTCTGTTTTTCTTACTTGTCTGTTGGGAGCGATATGGTGCTCTGGCCGTGGTATGCCGTGCTGGTGTGTTGTATTGTGGAGGACACCACAAGCCATTATGGTGCAGCCCGCCTTGTCGGGAATGTACAGCAGCATACCGCCAGTCCTGTCCAAGGCACCGCCACTGCCCCTTTAGCAGCAGATTGTCCTCTCAATAACTAAGTGAGTTTGGGAATGGAGGTCATTGTACCTCCACTCTTGCTCAGTTTGGGCCTTGGTGTGAGGGGTCACAAGCCAGGTGTTAATTGGGTGGCCACAGTCACCTGGGTAGGACTAAGGAGAGTGAGGAAATTAAATGtagtttccatttattttatgtgcTACTTAGATTCATTACATACAATAGTTGCTATATGATTCAGAAGTGCAAAGGGGAAAAGGTGTGGCTGATTCAGACTTTTCATACTTTACACACTGGGGTTATTATACTGAATTCTTTGCACGCAGAGACAATCAGGGGCTTGTTAGGAAGATGTGAAGCCGTAGTTTAATCACCTACTAACAGATAATCACTTTCCTCCACCAGTTATCATAATGATAATATTAACATGGGATAGTGTTTTGGGGGCACATGTGCTCAATGCGCATCAGGGAACAACATTAGTATTATTACATGAATAAGTTGACTCACCAATAAGCCACCTATCATGCAGAGTACCAACTTGCAGTCTGCACCCAACTATGCTGTTACTCAGTATGGATGAGTTGTCTGTTGAACCAAGCCACCTTGCTATATTGTTAGTTAATTGCATTTCCACATCACATATGATCTGTACattgatgaaatgaaattatgtCTTACTGACATACAAATTCATCATGTGATGGCACTTTCATACCAATGTGTGCTTACATTGGAAATACCAGCTCTCGTGGCAAATTGTGCTTTAGTTTGGGTCTGTTCAACTGCATTGTAAGGGAGTTTGGATATACCTGGCAGACAATTGGATAATCCCGTCACACATGGCTGAC from Syngnathoides biaculeatus isolate LvHL_M chromosome 9, ASM1980259v1, whole genome shotgun sequence includes:
- the LOC133506512 gene encoding general transcription factor II-I repeat domain-containing protein 2-like, which encodes ADLDHQLKRKVRSFVAFSVAIDESTDITDVAQLAIFIRGVDKTLNVTEEFLELVPMIDTTTAEDIFSSVVGALDRIGADWSRAVSLATDGAPSMIGKKAGVVTKFRDKVQAANGGGNFWTFHCILHQEALCSKSLRMDHVMEVVVRTVNFIRARGLNHRQFDSFLSDCNIIHGVPYHTNVRWLSRGAVLKRFFDIRDEIGKYMEKKGQPVKELQCHLWLQDLAFMVDITEHLNILNKMLQGRKKIVTQYYDSIRAFKLKLGLW